CATGCGGCCCATGCTCCCAGACCCCGTGGGGGGCCAGGACCCGGGTTTCACCCACCGGACGTCCGTGCCCGACCCGTGGCCCCGGGGCGCGAGCGCCCCCGCCGGAGCCCGACCGGGAGCCCGGTAAGGCTCCGGCAAACGTTCGTCCGAACCGGCGGACGGACCCCGGCGGAGGCCCGTCCGGTCCCGTCGGGAGTCTCGCCGGAGCCCGGCCGGGGCCCCGCCGCAAGGGCGTGGCGGGGTGGCGCGGCGGGCGCCGGGCCGGGGGCGGGCAGGGTTCCGGCCGCAGACCGGCGGGAGGTCCCCGGCGGCGGCCGGGGGAGGTGGCGCGGAGCCCGCCGGGGCTTTCTGTTCGACGCGGAGGCGCTGACCACGTACACTCTCTGCTCGTTGGCCCTCACCGGCCGGTCCGCGAGGCACTTCTGCGGATGCGGTAGGTTGGGGGAGAACCACAAAGGGTCGTAGCTCAATTGGTAGAGCACTGGTCTCCAAAACCAGCGGTTGGGGGTTCAAGTCCCTCCGGCCCTGCTACACACACCGCCAGGTTGTGTGCGCAGGTATGTACTTCATTGCACCGCCGTGCGGCTCCACCCGGGCGCGGCACGGCCGACCCGGAATCAGGTGAGATACGTGACGGACGCCGTAGGCTCCATCGACATGCCTGATGCTGAGGACGAAGCGCCGGAGTCCAAGAAGAAGACCCGCAAGGGCGGCAAGCGCGCCAAGAGGGGCCCGCTGGGCCGTCTCGCGCTCTTCTACCGTCAGATCGTCGCCGAGCTGCGCAAGGTCGTCTGGCCGACGCGGAACCAGCTGACCACGTACACGACGGTCGTCATCATCTTCGTCGTCATCATGATCGGTATGGTGACCGCCATCGACTTCGGCTTCCAGGAAGCAGTCAAGTACGTCTTCGGCTGATTCCCGCGGAGGGCGCCCACCCGGCGCCCCTTTTCGCATGTTCCACCCCATCTGTATCCAGGAAGAAGCAGCCACCGTGTCTGACCCGAACCTGAACGAGTCCGCCCAGGACGAGCTCGACGTCGTCGAGGCGGCCGACGAGGACCAGGCGGAAGCTGCGGACGCCGCTGTCGGCGAGGCGCCCGAGGACATCGACCTCCTCGTCGAGGACGACGCCGTCGTGGCCGGCGAGGACGAGGACGCGGCGGACGTCGCCGACCTCGACACCGACGCCGATGAGGACGCCGGACCCGTCGAGGACACCGACGACCTCGAGGTCGCCGAGGGCGCCGAGGCCGTCGAGGACGAGGACGCCATCGAGCCGGCGGACGCCGACGACGAGACCGACGGGGCCGAGGCCGAGCCGGCCGCTCCCGTCGACGCGGTCGCCGCGCTCCGCGAGGAGCTGCGCGGCCTGCCCGGCGAGTGGTACGTCATCCACACCTACGCGGGCTACGAGAAGCGCGTGAAGGCCAACCTGGAGCAGCGCGCCGTCTCGCTCAACGTCGAGGACTTCATCTACCAGGCCGAGGTCCCCGAGGAAGAGATCGTCCAGATCAAGAACGGCGAGCGCAAGAACGTCAAGCAGAACAAGCTGCCCGGCTACGTGCTCGTCCGCATGGATCTGACGAACGAGTCGTGGGGCGTCGTGCGCAACACGCCGGGCGTCACCGGCTTCGTCGGCAACGCCTACGACCCGTACCCGCTGACCCTGGACGAGATCGTCAAGATGCTCGCCCCCGAGGCCGAGGAGAAGGCCGCCCGCGAGGCCGCCGAGGCCGAGGGCAAGCCGGCTCCGGCCCGCAAGGTCGAGGTCCAGGTGCTCGACTTCGAGGTCGGCGACTCCGTCACCGTCACCGACGGTCCGTTCGCGACGCTCCAGGCGACCATCAACGAGATCAACGCCGACTCGAAGAAGGTCAAGGGTCTCGTCGAGATCTTCGGCCGCGAGACGCCGGTCGAGCTGAGCTTCGACCAGATCCAGAAGAACTGACCCAGGTCGGTCCTCCCGAGCAGGTCAGAGTGGCGTGCGCGCCCTCTGACCTGCTCGGTTTTTGGCCGGGCGGTCATACCCGTTATCGTTGTGCGGTATGCCTCCATCCGGATGATGTCGGACGACATCGAACGGCATCGGATGGCGGCCGAACACTCTCACTAGGACCCGGAGAGAGCTATGCCTCCCAAGAAGAAGAAGGTCACGGGGCTCATCAAGCTCCAGATCCAGGCCGGCGCGGCCAACCCGGCCCCGCCGGTCGGCCCCGCGCTGGGTCAGCACGGCGTCAACATCATGGAGTTCTGCAAGGCCTACAACGCCGCGACCGAGTCGCAGCGTGGCTGGGTCATCCCGGTGGAGATCACGGTCTACGAGGACCGCTCCTTCACCTTCATCACGAAGACGCCCCCGGCGTCGCGGATGATCCTCAAGGCCGCTGGTGTGGAGAAGGGCTCCGGCGAGCCGCACAAGACCAAGGTCGCCAAGCTCACGAGCGCCCAGGTCCGCGAGATCGCCACGACCAAGATGCCCGACCTGAACGCGAACGACCTGGACGCCGCGGAGAAGATCATCGCCGGCACCGCCCGTTCCATGGGCATCACGGTCGAGGGCTGAACAGCTCCCGTCTGACCTCTCTGTGGAAGGGCCAGCGCCGGCCCGCACCACGACTCCATACCTGAAAGCAGGAGAAGAAGTGAAGCGCAGCAAGGCTCTCCGCGGCGCGGACGCCAAGGTCGACCGGGAGCGGAACTACGCCCCCCTCGAGGCCGTCCGTCTCGCCAAGGACACCGCCGCCACCAAGTTCGACGGCACCGTCGAGGTCGCCTTCCGCCTGGGCGTCGACCCGCGCAAGGCCGACCAGATGGTCCGTGGCACCGTGAACCTTCCGCACGGCACCGGTAAGACCGCCCGGGTCCTGGTCTTCGCGACCGGTGACCGTGCTGCGGCCGCGGAGGCCGCGGGCGCCGACATCGTCGGCTCCGACGAACTGATCGACGAGGTCGCGAAGGGCCGTCTGGACTTCGACGCCGTCGTCGCCACCCCGGACCTCATGGGCAAGGTCGGCCGCCTCGGCCGCGTTCTCGGCCCGCGTGGTCTGATGCCGAACCCGAAGACCGGCACCGTCACGATGGACGTCGCCAAGGCCGTCACCGAGATCAAGGGCGGCAAGATCGAGTTCCGCGTCGACAAGCACTCGAACCTGCACTTCATCATCGGCAAGGTCTCCTTCGACGAGACGAAGCTGGTCGAGAACTACGCGGCCGCGCTGGAGGAGATCCTCCGTCTGAAGCCGTCCGCCGCGAAGGGCCGCTACATCAAGAAGGCGACCCTCTCCACCACGATGGGCCCCGGCATCCCGCTGGACGCCAACCGCACCCGCA
This portion of the Streptomyces changanensis genome encodes:
- the rplK gene encoding 50S ribosomal protein L11; amino-acid sequence: MPPKKKKVTGLIKLQIQAGAANPAPPVGPALGQHGVNIMEFCKAYNAATESQRGWVIPVEITVYEDRSFTFITKTPPASRMILKAAGVEKGSGEPHKTKVAKLTSAQVREIATTKMPDLNANDLDAAEKIIAGTARSMGITVEG
- the rplA gene encoding 50S ribosomal protein L1 gives rise to the protein MKRSKALRGADAKVDRERNYAPLEAVRLAKDTAATKFDGTVEVAFRLGVDPRKADQMVRGTVNLPHGTGKTARVLVFATGDRAAAAEAAGADIVGSDELIDEVAKGRLDFDAVVATPDLMGKVGRLGRVLGPRGLMPNPKTGTVTMDVAKAVTEIKGGKIEFRVDKHSNLHFIIGKVSFDETKLVENYAAALEEILRLKPSAAKGRYIKKATLSTTMGPGIPLDANRTRNLLVEEDPAAV
- the secE gene encoding preprotein translocase subunit SecE, whose amino-acid sequence is MTDAVGSIDMPDAEDEAPESKKKTRKGGKRAKRGPLGRLALFYRQIVAELRKVVWPTRNQLTTYTTVVIIFVVIMIGMVTAIDFGFQEAVKYVFG
- the nusG gene encoding transcription termination/antitermination protein NusG; translated protein: MSDPNLNESAQDELDVVEAADEDQAEAADAAVGEAPEDIDLLVEDDAVVAGEDEDAADVADLDTDADEDAGPVEDTDDLEVAEGAEAVEDEDAIEPADADDETDGAEAEPAAPVDAVAALREELRGLPGEWYVIHTYAGYEKRVKANLEQRAVSLNVEDFIYQAEVPEEEIVQIKNGERKNVKQNKLPGYVLVRMDLTNESWGVVRNTPGVTGFVGNAYDPYPLTLDEIVKMLAPEAEEKAAREAAEAEGKPAPARKVEVQVLDFEVGDSVTVTDGPFATLQATINEINADSKKVKGLVEIFGRETPVELSFDQIQKN